Within the Desulfatiglans anilini DSM 4660 genome, the region GAAAACGGCCTCCACATCCTCCTGCCCGAACGCCCCAAGAAACCCGGCACACGCGTCAAGTGATGAAGATCGCGACCTTCAACACCAATTCCGTCAGGGTCCGGCTGCCTTCACTCATCCAATGGATGAAAAGCCAGCAACCGGACCTGCTTTGCCTTCAGGAAATCAAGGTCCAGGACAAGGACTTCCCCGCCGCGGCATTCGAGGAAATTGGATACCGTTCGGTTTTTAAAGGGCAGAAGACTTACAACGGCGTGGCGATCTTGAGCAAACTCCCCGGCGAGGATATCCGCACGGCCCTTTATGGCACCGATGACGAAGAGGCCCGTTTCGTCGGCGGCCGCTACCGTGATTTTCACCTCGTCAATGTCTATGTCCCCCAAGGTTTCTCGACGGACAGCGACAAGTTCGCCTACAAACTCCAATGGCTCGAGGATCTCCTGGCCTACATCCGGGAGCACTTCACTCCCGCAGACCCCCTCCTGGTCGTGGGGGACTTCAACGTCGCGCTCGACGACCGGGATGTCCACGATCCAAAGCACCTTGCCGGGCAGGTCGGCTTTCACCCGGAGGAGCAGAAACGCCTGCGCGCCCTGCTCGACTGGGGGCTCACCGACCTCCTGCGCCGGTTTCACGAGGGCGGCGGCCTGTATACCTTCTGGGATTACCGGGTGCCCAAAGGGTTCAAACGCAATATCGGCTGGCGCATCGATTATATCCTGGGCACGCCCCCCATGGCGGAGCGTGCCATAAACGTCTGGATCGACCGCGAGGCGCGGGGCGCCGACAAGCCATCGGACCACACCTTCCTTGTTGCTGAGTTCGAAGGGTGAGCTTGTTTAAGTGCTTACAGCTTCGAGAGAGTTTGCTCTGAGAACTGCTGAATCTCTCTCCTTAGTGGAATGGTTTGGCCTGGCCGATTCCAATTGGAAAATCGTTTCAATGGCACCGACCGCCTAAATGCATAACACTATTCAATACCGATCGGCTCCTGATGCGCGCCTTCTATTGGCGAGCAGTCGATAACAGTGTGAATCAACTATGACTTCTTTCGCTATCACCATTCCCAACCTTAATCAAAGCCGTTTTCTGACGACCGCGCTCGAAAGCCTGCGGCATCAAACAGCACCTTTCGAGATCGCCTTGATGGATGGAGGGTCCACTGACGGCTTTCCACATGTCGCCGAATATTACACGGATATCATCACTTATTCGCGATCAGGGAAAGACGGGGGCCAATCCGCCGCCATTAAAGAGGGGTTCGATAGAGTATCCGGAGATATAGTAGCCTGGCTTAACGCAGATGACTACTATTTTCCTGACACCTTGAGAAAGGTAGCTGATTGCTTCGATAAGAACCCGGATGTAGACGTCATCTATGGCAATGCGGTCTTTGTAACCCCGGAAGGATTCTTTCTGTCATATTATCCTTCTGTAAAACATTGCCAAGATATTTCCGAAATATACAAGGCGTGCATTATCTGCCAGCCGGCATGCTTTGTCAGACGTAGGGCCTACGATGAAATTGGAATGATAAATACATCCTTGGTGTACACCATGGATTGGGATCTTTGGTGCAGGCTTGCTAAAAAGGGGGCTAAATTTCTCTACCTACCAGAAGTATTGGCCGCTGTGCGCTATTATGAGGGCACTAAGACATTAAGTTGCAGCATGAGACGTTATTGGGAGATATACCGCATTGAGCTTCTTTATAACCATTTCATCCCGTTTGTTACTATTGAATTCATGGATTACGATGTAATCGTTTTAAATAAACAAACAAAAACGACAAGGGCATTCAGGCAGTTTTATAACAAGGTCTACGCACCTTTTAAATCCACATATCGCAAGCTTTTTCAGCGTCAAGATGTCTCCTATGAAGGCCTATTGTATGGATTTCACCGGTGGGATCAGATCGTTGAAGGAACGTGCAAAATTTATCTTCCTTGGTATGAAAAACAATTTTGGCGGAATCTCAAATTAAAAGCAGCACCATTGGATTTCAATTATGAAATCAGCATAGACGGCAGGAAAGTTAACGCTCCAACCTTGGAGGATAATACCCTTATTCAACCTATACCCCCATCGAATGGACACGCTCACGAAATCAGAATTTCAAGAACGGGGGAAAAGCCATGGCGGTTTGGCTCTCTGACTAGCGATCTCGCCTAAAGCCTTTAGAATCATAAATGATTACTTTATGCCTTTTTGTGGAGTCATTTTATAAAAACAACTTTTGAAGGAGTAAACACCCGCATCCCCTTTTGAAATCATGACCACTTTTAAACTACTGCTGGAAAAACGTATCATCAGGCGCTTCAGGCGAAGTCGCGCGTTTTCTCGCTTCAAGGGAACTCTAAACCGGCATGTGGCCGCTCCATTTCTGAGAGGAATTCTTCATCCTTCAGGCATACAGGAACATCGATCTTTCCCCGCTTTACGTCTGCTCTGGGACATGCCAAACCCTCCTCTCCTGAGCGTATTGATGCCCATCTATAAGCCCGATCTTGGGCTTTTCAAAAAGGCCGTTTCGTCCGTTCAAAGACAATGCTACCCCAATTGGGAGCTCTGCCTTGTCGATGATGGATCCAATGATGA harbors:
- the xth gene encoding exodeoxyribonuclease III codes for the protein MKIATFNTNSVRVRLPSLIQWMKSQQPDLLCLQEIKVQDKDFPAAAFEEIGYRSVFKGQKTYNGVAILSKLPGEDIRTALYGTDDEEARFVGGRYRDFHLVNVYVPQGFSTDSDKFAYKLQWLEDLLAYIREHFTPADPLLVVGDFNVALDDRDVHDPKHLAGQVGFHPEEQKRLRALLDWGLTDLLRRFHEGGGLYTFWDYRVPKGFKRNIGWRIDYILGTPPMAERAINVWIDREARGADKPSDHTFLVAEFEG
- a CDS encoding glycosyltransferase family 2 protein, translated to MTSFAITIPNLNQSRFLTTALESLRHQTAPFEIALMDGGSTDGFPHVAEYYTDIITYSRSGKDGGQSAAIKEGFDRVSGDIVAWLNADDYYFPDTLRKVADCFDKNPDVDVIYGNAVFVTPEGFFLSYYPSVKHCQDISEIYKACIICQPACFVRRRAYDEIGMINTSLVYTMDWDLWCRLAKKGAKFLYLPEVLAAVRYYEGTKTLSCSMRRYWEIYRIELLYNHFIPFVTIEFMDYDVIVLNKQTKTTRAFRQFYNKVYAPFKSTYRKLFQRQDVSYEGLLYGFHRWDQIVEGTCKIYLPWYEKQFWRNLKLKAAPLDFNYEISIDGRKVNAPTLEDNTLIQPIPPSNGHAHEIRISRTGEKPWRFGSLTSDLA